The proteins below come from a single Deltaproteobacteria bacterium genomic window:
- a CDS encoding AAA family ATPase: MARTETVTVVFTDLVGSTELASRLGHDAYEALRHEHFTALRAAVAKHGGTEVKTTGDGLMLAFASAADAVAGAVGMQQATNGAVQIRIGLSSGEATRDNNDLFGAPVVEASRLCAAASAGQILVSEVVRLMARGHGHSFTSIGELTLKGLPEPVAAYEVKWEPLEAVGLPLPPRLAMAQTVAMVGREAELAVIAGAYQVAKSGQRQIVLLAGEPGIGKTRLASEAALAAHADGATVLLGTCDEDTNPPYQPFVEALRHYVAHAPEAVLSAYVREHKGELTRLIPELGKRVADLPPPQVAEAETERYLLFEAVTGLLSAASQDAPIVLILDDLQWSRTPELVLLKHVLRSAMPLRLLIVVTYRDSDLTRAHPLTAVLADLRREAGVERIALHGLDERAVVALMTAAAGHGLTQAGLLLAHAIHEEAEGSPFFIGEILRNMSESGAIFQEGERWTYKGSVAGLGIPEGVKEVIGRRLSRLSEATNKVLSLAAVIGRHFDLALLTRIAEQPEDAVLDALDEATRAALVAEVPGSADQFSFSHALIRTTLYEELSAARRARLHRKVGEGLEELTGSTPETRIDELAHHWLAATQVADMAKAIGYARQAGDRALANLAFEEAAAHYERALSVLVPHDRAGEELRCDLLLALGDVQRRAGNPSYRETVAKAVDVARALGDGERLALAVLGHARLGGTVANTAVFDEGLQTLYEEASAALGEADSPLRARVLGQLAAELSYTGQRERRHALSREAVAIARRLGDLPGLGQVLSLRLHAIYDPFTLAERLDLTAELAALAARVGSSELAWQAAYHRGGALLESGDIVGAEQSFVESERLAGELRQPFYMQQARQGRAMLAVMRGAPDAEAEVFAAFELGMAAGVADAANAFGAQVYLLRSNQGRLAELVDILRGNSDAQPHMPAWRAVLARAYCETDQMEEARAQVDALRAGGFDYPPDQQWSAIAVALSQVVSDLQDSSAAAVVYERMRPIAKQAEAFAVNLNSQGSYGQFCGMLAACLGRWDDAERHFTDALEMNERFGARPYVVRTRRAWAAMLLDRNDPSRPGDAARARELIAAGRAEAEQLGMARELVRFDRLNERL, translated from the coding sequence GATCCGCATCGGCCTGTCCTCCGGTGAAGCGACGCGGGACAATAACGATCTGTTCGGCGCACCGGTGGTAGAGGCGTCACGCTTGTGCGCCGCGGCAAGTGCGGGCCAGATCCTCGTCTCCGAAGTTGTGCGCTTGATGGCGCGCGGACACGGTCACTCGTTCACCTCGATCGGCGAGCTGACGCTCAAGGGACTGCCCGAGCCGGTCGCTGCATATGAGGTGAAGTGGGAACCGCTGGAAGCGGTGGGGCTGCCGCTGCCGCCGCGTCTGGCGATGGCGCAGACAGTCGCCATGGTCGGTCGCGAGGCAGAGCTCGCCGTGATTGCAGGTGCCTACCAGGTCGCGAAGAGCGGCCAGCGTCAGATCGTCCTTCTCGCCGGCGAGCCTGGCATCGGCAAGACGCGTCTCGCCAGCGAAGCCGCGCTCGCCGCGCACGCCGACGGCGCCACGGTGCTGCTCGGCACCTGCGACGAGGACACCAACCCGCCGTATCAACCTTTCGTCGAGGCGTTGCGGCACTACGTCGCACATGCACCGGAAGCGGTGCTGTCCGCCTACGTGCGCGAGCACAAGGGCGAGCTGACGCGACTCATCCCAGAGCTCGGCAAACGCGTCGCCGATCTACCGCCGCCGCAGGTCGCTGAGGCGGAGACTGAACGCTACCTGCTCTTCGAAGCGGTGACCGGATTGCTCTCTGCCGCCTCGCAAGACGCGCCGATCGTGCTCATCCTCGACGATCTGCAATGGTCGAGGACACCCGAGCTGGTACTGCTCAAGCACGTGCTGCGCTCGGCCATGCCGCTGCGCCTGCTGATCGTCGTCACCTACCGCGACAGCGATCTGACGCGGGCGCATCCGCTGACCGCCGTGCTCGCCGATCTGCGGCGCGAGGCCGGTGTGGAGCGTATCGCCCTGCACGGTCTCGACGAGCGGGCGGTAGTGGCGCTGATGACCGCCGCGGCCGGACACGGGCTGACGCAAGCGGGGCTGCTGCTGGCGCACGCCATTCATGAGGAGGCCGAGGGCAGCCCGTTCTTCATCGGCGAGATCCTGCGCAACATGAGCGAGTCCGGCGCGATCTTCCAGGAGGGCGAGCGCTGGACGTACAAAGGAAGCGTCGCCGGGCTCGGCATTCCCGAGGGCGTGAAGGAAGTGATCGGCCGGCGCCTCAGTCGACTGTCGGAAGCGACGAACAAGGTGCTGAGCCTGGCGGCGGTGATCGGCCGCCACTTCGATCTCGCCTTGCTGACGCGCATCGCCGAGCAACCCGAAGATGCCGTTCTCGACGCACTCGACGAGGCGACGCGTGCGGCGCTGGTGGCCGAGGTGCCGGGGAGCGCCGATCAATTCAGCTTCAGCCACGCGCTGATTCGCACCACGCTCTACGAAGAGTTGAGCGCGGCTCGGCGCGCGCGCTTGCACCGCAAGGTGGGCGAGGGACTCGAAGAGCTGACGGGATCGACGCCGGAAACGCGCATCGACGAACTAGCGCACCACTGGTTGGCGGCGACGCAGGTCGCGGACATGGCCAAGGCGATCGGCTATGCGCGGCAAGCGGGCGATCGGGCGCTAGCGAACCTCGCCTTCGAAGAGGCCGCGGCGCACTACGAGCGCGCGCTGTCGGTGCTCGTGCCGCACGACCGAGCCGGTGAAGAGCTGCGCTGCGACCTCCTGCTCGCCCTCGGCGACGTGCAGCGGCGGGCCGGGAACCCGAGCTATCGCGAGACGGTCGCCAAGGCCGTCGACGTGGCGCGCGCGCTCGGCGACGGCGAGCGCCTCGCGCTCGCGGTCCTCGGGCACGCGCGCCTGGGCGGGACGGTGGCCAACACCGCTGTCTTCGACGAAGGCTTGCAGACCCTCTACGAGGAGGCGAGTGCCGCGCTCGGCGAAGCGGACAGCCCCCTGCGCGCGCGGGTGTTGGGCCAGCTGGCGGCGGAGCTCTCCTACACCGGCCAACGCGAGCGGCGCCACGCGCTCTCGCGCGAGGCGGTCGCAATCGCGCGGCGGCTCGGCGACTTGCCCGGCCTCGGGCAGGTGCTCAGTCTCCGGCTCCATGCCATCTACGACCCGTTCACGCTTGCCGAGCGACTGGACCTCACGGCCGAGCTGGCGGCGCTCGCCGCGCGGGTCGGGAGCAGCGAGCTCGCCTGGCAGGCCGCGTACCATCGCGGTGGCGCCCTGCTCGAGTCGGGAGACATCGTCGGCGCCGAGCAGTCCTTCGTCGAGTCGGAGCGGCTTGCTGGCGAGCTGCGGCAACCTTTCTATATGCAGCAGGCCAGGCAGGGACGGGCGATGCTCGCCGTGATGCGCGGCGCGCCCGACGCCGAGGCAGAAGTATTCGCGGCCTTCGAGCTGGGCATGGCCGCCGGCGTGGCCGATGCGGCGAACGCGTTCGGCGCTCAGGTCTACCTCCTGCGTAGTAACCAGGGCCGCCTCGCCGAGCTCGTCGACATCCTGCGCGGAAATTCCGACGCCCAGCCGCACATGCCGGCGTGGCGAGCGGTTTTGGCGCGGGCCTACTGCGAGACCGATCAGATGGAAGAGGCGCGTGCCCAGGTGGACGCTCTCCGTGCCGGCGGATTCGACTATCCGCCCGACCAGCAATGGTCGGCTATCGCGGTGGCTCTAAGCCAGGTAGTCAGCGATCTCCAGGACTCGTCCGCCGCGGCGGTGGTCTACGAGCGGATGCGTCCCATCGCCAAACAGGCGGAGGCGTTCGCCGTCAACCTGAACAGCCAAGGATCCTACGGACAGTTCTGCGGCATGCTCGCCGCCTGCCTCGGCCGCTGGGACGATGCCGAGCGCCACTTCACAGACGCGCTCGAGATGAACGAGCGTTTCGGCGCGCGCCCCTACGTCGTCCGCACGCGCCGCGCCTGGGCCGCGATGCTCCTCGACCGCAACGATCCATCTCGTCCTGGCGACGCCGCCCGCGCCCGCGAGCTCATCGCCGCCGGCCGCGCCGAGGCCGAGCAGCTCGGCATGGCGCGCGAGCTCGTGCGCTTCGATCGGCTCAATGAAAGACTATGA